A genome region from Microcella alkaliphila includes the following:
- a CDS encoding carbohydrate ABC transporter permease — translation MSSRLSGRRSQWPIFIGLIVLAATIIYPLYFVIITSMRPNADYLQDPFGLPGVWTFDNYATLVNVYGVGQAFVNSLYVSIIAVVLQLTLATIAGYGLAKFPVPGTKFITATFVSVMLIPGPVLIIPIYLMLSRLGLVGSHWGLILVYVATGLPFATFFLTLTFRAIPDEVLEAARIDGAGFFRTMWSIVRPMGASGIATLAVLQFLGVWNELIFAVILIRDESMRLLTPSLANIGERFVTDQPLVSAGLFVTASVPLILLAFASKYIMQGLQVGVSR, via the coding sequence ATGAGCAGCCGATTGTCAGGCCGACGCAGCCAGTGGCCGATCTTCATTGGCCTGATCGTCTTGGCCGCGACGATCATCTACCCGCTGTACTTCGTCATCATCACCTCGATGCGGCCCAACGCTGACTACTTGCAGGATCCGTTCGGTCTGCCCGGCGTCTGGACCTTCGACAACTACGCGACGCTCGTGAACGTGTACGGCGTCGGACAGGCCTTCGTCAACAGCCTCTACGTCAGCATCATTGCCGTCGTGCTGCAGCTCACTCTCGCGACGATCGCGGGGTACGGGCTCGCGAAGTTTCCCGTGCCCGGCACCAAGTTCATCACCGCGACGTTCGTGTCGGTCATGCTGATCCCCGGTCCCGTGCTGATCATCCCGATCTACCTCATGCTGTCGCGGCTCGGCCTCGTCGGCAGCCACTGGGGACTCATCCTGGTTTACGTCGCGACGGGCCTGCCGTTCGCAACGTTCTTCCTGACATTGACCTTCCGAGCGATCCCCGACGAAGTGCTGGAGGCGGCACGCATCGATGGCGCCGGCTTCTTCCGCACCATGTGGTCGATTGTGCGTCCGATGGGGGCGAGCGGAATCGCCACCCTTGCGGTGCTGCAGTTCTTGGGTGTGTGGAATGAGCTGATCTTTGCGGTCATCCTCATTCGCGACGAGTCGATGAGGCTGCTGACACCCTCACTGGCCAACATCGGCGAGCGCTTCGTGACCGATCAACCGCTCGTCTCGGCCGGGCTGTTCGTCACGGCTTCGGTGCCCCTGATTCTGTTGGCCTTCGCGTCGAAGTACATCATGCAGGGCCTGCAGGTCGGGGTGAGTCGCTGA
- a CDS encoding ThuA domain-containing protein has product MSAPLRVTVWNENRHENYPDSLTARLYPTGMHGAIADGLRSCLGSAVTVRTATLDEPEHGLSDAVIDTTDVLLWWGHEAHPEVHDDVVERIHRAVLGGMGIIVLHSGHYSKIFTRLMGTTCSLRWRNDGDREVVWTVAPDHPIAAGVPDPIIIDHQEMYGEFFDIPVPDELIFISSFSGGEVFRSGATWFRGHGRVFYFSPGDQEYPVYHHPAVQRVLANGVMWAAPRRRGPALDATFHPRGWFDLSDSPRPAGPA; this is encoded by the coding sequence ATGAGTGCACCCCTGCGCGTGACCGTGTGGAACGAGAACCGCCATGAGAACTACCCGGACTCACTCACCGCGCGGTTGTATCCCACCGGAATGCATGGCGCGATCGCCGACGGGCTCCGCAGCTGTCTCGGAAGCGCGGTGACGGTACGCACGGCCACACTGGACGAACCCGAACACGGCTTGAGTGACGCGGTCATTGACACCACCGATGTCTTGTTGTGGTGGGGACATGAGGCGCACCCCGAGGTGCACGACGATGTGGTCGAGCGCATCCACCGAGCCGTGTTGGGCGGAATGGGCATCATTGTGTTGCATTCCGGCCACTACTCGAAAATCTTCACCCGCCTCATGGGCACAACGTGCTCGCTTCGGTGGCGCAACGATGGCGATCGAGAGGTCGTCTGGACAGTGGCTCCCGACCACCCGATTGCCGCGGGCGTACCGGACCCCATCATCATCGACCACCAAGAGATGTACGGCGAGTTCTTCGACATCCCCGTACCCGACGAGCTCATCTTCATCTCGTCGTTCTCGGGCGGTGAAGTCTTCCGCTCGGGAGCCACGTGGTTCCGTGGCCACGGACGCGTGTTTTACTTCTCGCCCGGCGATCAGGAGTACCCCGTGTACCACCACCCGGCGGTGCAGCGCGTGCTTGCCAACGGCGTGATGTGGGCCGCCCCGCGTCGGCGCGGACCCGCACTCGACGCGACCTTTCACCCGCGCGGGTGGTTCGACCTCAGCGACTCACCCCGACCTGCAGGCCCTGCATGA
- a CDS encoding Gfo/Idh/MocA family protein, translating into MTVTVAATDLSASPESVLRVGVVGLGMGSVHVEAFQSLPGVRVTALAGKEVERRHQLGSQYGITTLLDDWSDLVERSDIDIVSIAAPNALHHPIAMAALAAGKHVFCEKPLAINTEEARAMVDAAITHDRVLDVAFNHRRRADVQYAKAYLDEVGIGRVYHTRASWKRRAGIPGLRSWFTSKRMAGGGALIDLGPHILDSMLYLLGERLVVAVSAVTHGELGRAGYGAMDRTEQMASDSGTFDVEDLASALLRFDDGSSATLEITWASHAVDDEDITIELLGVDGGLRLFVPRYASDGTLTIYRELAGRPVAIAPDVHVPGGEHPLVIAEFIEHVRSGEWDQRRGQFALHRTEVLDACYRSAVEGREIRLEA; encoded by the coding sequence GTGACCGTCACCGTTGCCGCCACCGATCTCTCCGCATCGCCGGAATCAGTCCTGCGCGTGGGGGTGGTCGGCCTCGGAATGGGATCGGTGCACGTCGAGGCATTCCAGTCCCTTCCCGGCGTTCGGGTTACCGCCCTCGCCGGCAAAGAGGTGGAGCGCCGCCACCAACTCGGATCGCAATACGGCATCACGACCCTCCTGGACGACTGGAGCGACCTCGTCGAGCGCAGCGACATTGACATCGTGAGCATTGCCGCACCCAACGCGTTGCACCATCCCATCGCGATGGCAGCGCTCGCCGCGGGCAAGCATGTCTTCTGCGAGAAGCCCCTCGCCATCAACACCGAAGAAGCACGCGCGATGGTTGATGCCGCCATCACGCACGACCGCGTCCTCGACGTGGCCTTCAATCACCGGCGTCGAGCTGACGTTCAGTACGCAAAGGCCTATCTCGACGAGGTGGGCATCGGACGGGTCTACCACACGCGCGCGTCGTGGAAGCGGCGGGCGGGCATCCCGGGCCTTCGCTCATGGTTTACCAGCAAGCGCATGGCGGGCGGCGGAGCCCTGATTGACCTCGGCCCGCACATCCTCGACTCCATGCTGTATCTGCTCGGCGAGCGACTCGTCGTCGCCGTGAGCGCCGTGACGCATGGAGAGCTCGGGCGAGCCGGATACGGCGCGATGGACCGCACCGAGCAGATGGCCAGCGACTCGGGCACGTTTGACGTCGAGGATCTGGCCAGCGCTCTGCTGCGTTTCGACGACGGGTCGAGTGCGACCCTTGAGATCACGTGGGCGTCACACGCCGTCGACGATGAAGACATCACCATCGAACTACTCGGGGTCGACGGAGGCCTCCGCCTCTTCGTTCCTCGGTACGCGAGCGACGGGACACTCACGATCTACCGCGAGCTCGCCGGCCGGCCCGTCGCGATCGCGCCGGACGTCCACGTGCCCGGCGGTGAGCATCCCCTCGTCATCGCCGAATTCATCGAGCACGTGCGTTCCGGTGAGTGGGATCAGCGCCGAGGTCAGTTCGCGCTCCACCGAACTGAAGTTCTGGATGCGTGCTATCGCTCAGCGGTCGAAGGCCGCGAGATTCGACTGGAGGCCTGA
- a CDS encoding alpha-galactosidase codes for MSDATLRARSDEGGQLELSFDGETLSLCAPMHIEVDRRPVTRFRHVTSTETTDNGATLAGELDTAPETTVFAQWSARRIANNSVWEWSLALRNDGARPVTISRMDPLVLRVGSAWRTHGFRSAWGDEFRSFSGHAGHDTVLESRSGRSSHGAAPWLGFDRGGETGPGRAESRAALSIAPAYSGNWHIHALAGGAVSAGISPWQFWLELAPGEQVEAPSVVLTVAQSLDDAAVALQRAIAEEWLPRTSATDALPVEWNHWWPYEDHDVTEEIIAANARSAADLGFAVATVDAGWFGAPDAHSVWSEQRGDWTRVNTARFPSGLAALGDTIRRAGLDAGIWIEAEAVGARSHLRREKPEAMAHAVDGRRHDPSYRLMTESLDPDDPTFLGYVCLGSEAGRTHVRESISTLITTTGARWIKLDFNIDPDAGCTRTDHGHGSGDGLFRHYEGLYAVLDDVRHRHPEVLLESCSSGGLRIDLGLARHVHTFFLSDPDYTEHHLQVLWGARNLLPPLGILHWSWSQWRGDYPPAQRDWQSLNPHDFDTMLRAAMLHRFGVSLRLPELSTPLRERLRWHVALFRTTIAPLVRDGVLRPLTPSPERGGWGERMPAMQVTAPSGEAVVAVFDLDGARPRTHVYPVIADPDVTILVTDLAAGRTRRAAASTLLAEGIALDGDPGVTSWLFHLTPAP; via the coding sequence ATGAGTGACGCAACGCTGCGCGCCCGTTCCGATGAGGGCGGTCAGCTTGAGCTGTCATTCGATGGCGAAACCCTGAGCCTCTGCGCTCCGATGCACATCGAGGTCGACCGACGCCCTGTCACGCGGTTTCGTCATGTGACGAGTACCGAGACGACCGACAACGGCGCAACGCTGGCCGGCGAGCTCGATACGGCTCCCGAGACGACCGTGTTTGCGCAGTGGAGCGCGCGTCGCATCGCGAACAACTCCGTGTGGGAGTGGAGTCTCGCTCTCCGCAATGACGGTGCTCGGCCCGTCACGATCAGCCGCATGGACCCCCTCGTGCTCCGGGTCGGCTCGGCCTGGCGAACCCACGGGTTCCGGAGTGCCTGGGGTGACGAGTTTCGGTCGTTCAGCGGGCATGCTGGCCACGACACGGTGCTGGAGAGCCGTTCGGGGCGGAGCTCGCACGGCGCCGCTCCCTGGCTGGGATTCGACCGCGGGGGAGAGACGGGCCCGGGGCGGGCAGAGTCGAGGGCAGCGCTCAGCATCGCGCCCGCCTACAGCGGCAACTGGCACATTCACGCGCTCGCGGGCGGAGCGGTGTCCGCGGGCATTTCGCCTTGGCAGTTCTGGCTCGAGCTAGCGCCCGGTGAGCAGGTTGAGGCCCCGAGCGTGGTGCTCACGGTCGCCCAGTCCCTCGACGACGCGGCCGTCGCCCTTCAGCGAGCGATCGCTGAGGAGTGGCTGCCCCGTACGAGCGCCACCGACGCGCTGCCGGTCGAGTGGAACCACTGGTGGCCGTACGAAGACCACGACGTAACGGAGGAGATCATCGCGGCTAATGCGCGTTCCGCGGCTGATCTCGGGTTCGCTGTCGCCACCGTTGATGCCGGGTGGTTCGGCGCTCCTGACGCGCACAGCGTGTGGAGCGAGCAACGCGGAGACTGGACTCGCGTCAATACCGCGCGATTCCCGTCCGGACTTGCGGCGCTCGGAGACACGATCCGCCGAGCGGGGCTCGATGCCGGGATATGGATCGAAGCCGAAGCAGTTGGTGCCCGATCTCACCTCCGGCGCGAGAAGCCCGAGGCGATGGCCCACGCTGTCGACGGGCGTCGACACGATCCGTCGTACCGCCTCATGACGGAATCGCTTGACCCTGACGACCCGACGTTTCTGGGATACGTGTGTCTGGGATCCGAGGCCGGCCGCACCCACGTTCGTGAGTCGATCAGCACGCTGATCACCACGACCGGCGCGCGCTGGATCAAGCTCGACTTCAACATCGACCCTGACGCGGGATGCACGCGCACCGATCACGGGCACGGTTCCGGCGACGGTCTGTTCCGGCATTACGAAGGGTTGTACGCGGTGCTCGACGACGTGCGTCACCGTCATCCCGAGGTGCTGCTGGAATCATGCTCATCCGGAGGTCTTCGCATCGATCTTGGGCTCGCTCGGCACGTGCACACCTTCTTTCTCAGCGACCCCGACTACACCGAACATCACCTTCAGGTGCTGTGGGGCGCGCGCAACCTTCTTCCCCCCCTTGGGATCCTGCACTGGTCATGGTCGCAATGGCGCGGCGACTATCCCCCCGCGCAGCGCGACTGGCAGTCGCTCAATCCGCACGATTTCGACACCATGCTGCGCGCCGCCATGCTGCACCGCTTCGGCGTGAGCCTCCGGCTTCCAGAGCTATCGACGCCGCTGCGCGAGCGGTTGCGGTGGCACGTCGCGCTGTTCCGCACGACTATCGCGCCGCTCGTTCGTGATGGGGTCTTGCGGCCCCTGACGCCGAGTCCGGAGCGGGGTGGCTGGGGCGAACGAATGCCGGCGATGCAGGTGACCGCGCCGAGCGGCGAGGCGGTTGTTGCCGTCTTCGATCTGGATGGCGCCCGCCCGCGCACCCATGTCTATCCGGTGATCGCCGACCCCGACGTGACGATCCTCGTCACGGACCTCGCCGCCGGGCGGACCAGACGCGCCGCGGCGTCAACGCTCCTCGCCGAGGGCATCGCGCTCGACGGCGACCCTGGCGTCACCTCGTGGCTGTTCCACCTGACACCTGCGCCCTGA
- a CDS encoding alpha-mannosidase, with amino-acid sequence MHNDHPLVEARLERFLRDHLQPAIYRNRHPVSVSAWQVPREPVPFAEAVRHRFEPVPLGWRWGRAWSTVWFHVTAELSADWIDRAGRGGAPELVVDFGYNRSRPGFQAEGLAYRPDGTLIKSIAPLNSWLPVDITRDRYEVYIEAAANPDVAGEYTFDPTPYGLWDTAPDDPLYSLAELHLAVRDVAVWELVQDIWTLRGLMRELPDGSTRRHEILRALEHCLDLIDPDDVTGTVSAGTAALAGVLAAPATSSAHRVLATGHAHIDSAWLWPLRETVRKCARTFTNAMSLMDEHPEFVFSCSSAQQYAWMKEHHPQVFARITEKIAAGQWVPVGGMWVESDTNMPGGEAMARQFIAGKTFFLEEFGVECREAWLPDSFGYSAALPQIVAEAGERWFLTQKISWNQVNRMPHHTFWWEGIDGTRIFTHFPPVDTYISELSGAELAHAERNFSEKGRATLSLVPFGWGDGGGGPTREMIAAARRTADLEGSPRVTIGAPAEFFEQAEAEYPTAPVWRGEMYLELHRGVFTSQLRTKHGNRRNEALLREAELWATTATVRVGAPYPAEELRDAWRTVLLLQFHDILPGSSIAWVHREAEERHAAVTATLTDIIDRSLRALAGPAEHPEARRLIANATVSERGGIAPLSIQTAPAAPRADVAVTDSDDGTVLDSGVVRVVIGIDGRVRSLRGADGREAIAPGSGGAALRLHRDLPNLWDAWDLDEHYRRTVTEVAAGDDRRIETADDGSVTVITRATIGATRPQPTIIEQHATVRPGAADLELEYRIDWHESEKIVKLAFPLDVHADDVAAETQFGHVRRPTHTNTSWDAARFEACQHRFLHVAEPGWGVAIANDSTYGYDVDRTTRGDGGTTTTVRFSLLRAPRFPDPDSDQGLHILRFRVRPEATIGDAVALGQGLASPTRALVGAAETPALVSSSNEAVVIETVKLAEDGSDDVIVRLYEAHGTRADTRITVNVPHTALVLTDLLERALEGGSVDAHDGGAFLAFRPFQLRTLRIVR; translated from the coding sequence ATGCACAACGACCATCCGCTCGTCGAAGCTCGGCTGGAACGCTTCCTGCGCGACCATCTGCAACCGGCGATATATCGCAACCGGCACCCGGTATCCGTCAGTGCGTGGCAGGTGCCGCGCGAGCCCGTGCCGTTCGCGGAGGCCGTCCGTCATCGATTCGAGCCGGTGCCGTTGGGGTGGCGGTGGGGGAGGGCATGGTCGACCGTGTGGTTTCACGTCACCGCCGAACTGTCGGCTGACTGGATCGACCGCGCGGGGCGGGGAGGCGCTCCGGAACTCGTTGTCGATTTCGGTTACAACCGGAGCCGCCCGGGGTTCCAGGCCGAGGGCCTCGCGTACCGCCCCGACGGAACCCTCATCAAGTCGATCGCCCCCCTGAATTCATGGTTGCCTGTCGACATCACCCGCGACCGCTACGAGGTCTACATCGAGGCGGCGGCCAACCCCGACGTCGCGGGCGAGTACACTTTCGATCCCACGCCATACGGCCTCTGGGACACAGCGCCGGACGATCCTCTGTACTCCCTGGCCGAGCTGCACCTCGCTGTGCGCGATGTCGCCGTCTGGGAGCTCGTGCAAGACATCTGGACCCTCCGCGGTCTCATGCGCGAACTGCCTGATGGATCGACCAGGCGGCACGAGATCCTGCGGGCTCTCGAGCACTGCCTCGATCTCATTGACCCCGACGACGTCACCGGAACCGTCTCGGCAGGCACGGCAGCGCTGGCTGGCGTGCTTGCTGCTCCGGCGACGTCCAGCGCGCACCGGGTGCTCGCCACCGGCCACGCGCACATCGACTCGGCCTGGCTATGGCCGCTGCGCGAAACGGTGCGCAAGTGCGCGCGCACCTTCACGAACGCGATGAGCCTCATGGACGAGCATCCCGAGTTCGTCTTCTCCTGTTCGTCCGCACAGCAGTACGCGTGGATGAAGGAGCATCACCCTCAGGTCTTCGCGCGGATCACCGAAAAGATTGCCGCCGGTCAATGGGTACCCGTCGGCGGGATGTGGGTCGAAAGCGACACCAACATGCCAGGCGGTGAGGCGATGGCGCGTCAATTCATCGCGGGCAAGACCTTCTTCCTGGAGGAGTTCGGCGTCGAGTGCCGCGAAGCGTGGCTCCCCGACTCTTTTGGGTACTCCGCGGCGTTGCCGCAGATCGTCGCCGAAGCGGGCGAACGATGGTTCCTCACACAGAAAATCTCGTGGAACCAGGTGAACCGGATGCCGCATCACACCTTCTGGTGGGAGGGCATCGACGGCACACGCATCTTCACGCACTTTCCGCCCGTCGACACCTACATCTCGGAACTGAGCGGCGCCGAGCTTGCCCACGCCGAGCGCAACTTCTCGGAGAAGGGAAGGGCCACGCTCTCGCTTGTGCCGTTTGGGTGGGGCGACGGCGGCGGAGGGCCGACGCGCGAGATGATCGCCGCCGCTCGGCGGACAGCCGATCTGGAAGGATCCCCGCGCGTGACGATCGGCGCGCCGGCAGAGTTCTTTGAACAGGCGGAGGCCGAGTATCCGACGGCGCCCGTCTGGCGCGGAGAGATGTACCTCGAACTGCACCGCGGCGTGTTCACCTCACAGCTGCGCACGAAGCATGGGAACCGGCGCAACGAAGCGTTGCTTCGCGAGGCTGAGTTGTGGGCAACGACCGCCACCGTGCGCGTCGGAGCGCCCTATCCCGCCGAGGAGTTGCGCGACGCCTGGCGCACGGTGCTGCTCCTCCAGTTCCACGACATCCTTCCCGGATCGTCCATCGCGTGGGTGCATCGAGAAGCGGAAGAGCGGCACGCTGCGGTCACCGCGACCCTCACCGACATCATCGACCGATCGTTGCGCGCGCTAGCCGGCCCCGCCGAGCATCCGGAGGCGCGTCGCCTCATCGCGAACGCCACCGTGTCGGAACGGGGCGGCATTGCGCCACTGTCGATCCAGACGGCCCCTGCGGCGCCGCGGGCGGACGTCGCGGTCACTGATTCCGACGACGGCACCGTGCTGGACTCGGGCGTCGTGCGCGTCGTCATTGGCATCGACGGACGGGTCAGGTCGCTACGCGGTGCGGACGGGCGGGAAGCCATCGCCCCCGGATCGGGTGGCGCTGCGCTGCGCTTACACCGTGACCTTCCGAACCTGTGGGACGCGTGGGACCTCGACGAGCACTACCGGCGGACGGTCACGGAGGTAGCGGCAGGCGATGACCGGCGAATCGAAACGGCGGACGATGGATCCGTCACGGTGATCACGCGGGCCACGATCGGGGCCACGCGGCCACAACCGACGATCATCGAGCAGCACGCAACCGTGCGCCCGGGAGCCGCTGACCTCGAGTTGGAATATCGGATCGACTGGCACGAGAGCGAGAAGATCGTGAAGCTCGCTTTCCCGCTGGATGTTCACGCTGACGACGTAGCCGCCGAAACACAGTTTGGCCACGTTCGGCGCCCCACCCACACCAACACGAGTTGGGACGCTGCTCGCTTTGAAGCGTGCCAGCACCGGTTCCTGCACGTGGCTGAGCCCGGGTGGGGAGTCGCTATCGCCAACGATTCCACCTACGGCTACGACGTTGATCGCACCACTCGTGGTGACGGTGGGACCACGACGACCGTGCGCTTCTCGCTCCTGCGAGCTCCTCGTTTCCCCGACCCCGACAGCGACCAGGGACTGCACATCCTCCGTTTCCGGGTGCGGCCGGAAGCGACGATCGGTGACGCCGTCGCTCTCGGACAGGGTCTCGCCTCGCCGACGCGTGCCCTCGTCGGAGCCGCGGAGACACCCGCGCTTGTCTCATCCTCTAACGAGGCCGTCGTGATCGAGACGGTGAAGTTGGCCGAAGACGGCAGCGACGACGTCATCGTTCGCCTGTACGAGGCGCACGGGACGCGGGCTGACACCCGCATCACCGTGAATGTGCCGCATACCGCGCTCGTGCTGACCGACCTTCTCGAACGTGCGCTCGAGGGGGGGAGTGTCGACGCCCACGACGGCGGCGCCTTCCTCGCGTTCCGTCCGTTCCAGTTGCGCACGCTACGGATCGTTCGATGA
- a CDS encoding glycoside hydrolase family 2 TIM barrel-domain containing protein — translation MSAREPQPLTDPGPPRGSRPPRAIPRSTARHVDLSGVWDFRWFADARSAPLPREAWYSTGRLSVPASHVMPVHDASVGGPHGAPVYTNVRYPFPVDPPYPPDVNPVADYRTRVRWQGPLPARAVLRFEGVEGAADVWWSGSYVGSTRGSRLPVEFTLDGLVTGDDELLVRLHHFSAASYLEDQDAWWLPGIIREVVVEERPEHGVDAIRASAEWSDGAGLLRVDVDLPRGVDPHAVDVELVGVAANLPLGAEVRVEVEPWSAESPRLYTLRVSTGRGPTHETVELAIGFRSVAIRDGVFTVNGVPITLRGVNRHEHHPVWGRHVPADTVRDELELMKASGINAIRTAHYPPHPRMLDLADELGFWVMDECDVETHGFEPVGWRANPTDDSAFDAALRDRMARLVERDRHHPSVIMWSLGNEAGVGRNLRAMADEARRRDPSRPVHYEGDQECRDVDVWSRMYASPEEVAAVAARREPALEDPIADARRRSMPFVLCEYAHAMGTGPGGLSEYQQLFDTSARLMGGFVWEWLEHGIEVERDGRLATAYGGDFGEPIHDGNFVIDGLVAADRTPRPQLADLAAVFAAIVLEVTDDAVTIRSRYDIIDTAHVGLQWRVETDGGVVGEGSVPAPTLPPRGAAQVPLPPEAVEARDRTGGVLTVTATVVTALAGFPVGHVLGVGQAVSSVRALTNWASTRAGRRGQPGAVQWDDATGATITVGDQTIGPFALDLWRAPTDNDLGVGWTEDTMPSAAERWSRHGLDRPLVRVLERTSRAGGLVVRTRVGAAATDAYVDCTWEWTPVEAGVRLDLVVSPGGGWPKDWSSHWARVAIVTELDASIDDPVQWSGLGPGPSYPDTGQACRWGWFRETVRSLHVPTVRPQEAGRRAGVRWANIADRFDIVSPHGVGLTVRPWSPATIAATTHEADLVPTGRIHVAIDLAAAGVGTAACGPGVLPPYRLPAQTVRGSITFLSRSDLEESP, via the coding sequence ATGAGCGCGCGCGAGCCACAGCCGCTGACGGATCCAGGCCCACCGCGCGGATCACGACCCCCCCGAGCGATCCCGCGGTCCACCGCGCGCCACGTTGATCTGTCAGGAGTGTGGGACTTCCGCTGGTTCGCCGATGCCCGGAGCGCACCCCTTCCCCGGGAAGCGTGGTATTCGACGGGCCGCCTGAGTGTGCCAGCGAGTCACGTCATGCCCGTTCACGACGCTAGCGTGGGCGGGCCCCACGGGGCGCCGGTCTACACGAACGTGCGCTACCCGTTCCCCGTCGACCCGCCATACCCGCCGGACGTGAATCCGGTTGCTGACTATCGGACCCGCGTGCGGTGGCAGGGGCCGCTTCCCGCGAGAGCTGTGCTGCGATTCGAGGGGGTGGAGGGCGCCGCCGACGTCTGGTGGTCTGGCTCCTACGTCGGCAGCACCCGCGGAAGTCGGCTCCCGGTCGAATTCACGCTCGACGGACTGGTTACTGGCGACGACGAACTGCTTGTGCGCCTCCATCACTTCAGCGCCGCCTCCTACCTCGAGGACCAGGACGCGTGGTGGTTGCCCGGAATCATCCGTGAGGTCGTCGTCGAGGAGCGGCCAGAGCACGGCGTCGACGCGATTCGTGCATCCGCCGAGTGGTCTGACGGTGCCGGGCTCTTGCGCGTTGACGTTGATCTGCCCCGCGGCGTTGATCCCCACGCCGTCGATGTCGAACTGGTGGGCGTCGCCGCCAACCTTCCCCTCGGTGCCGAGGTCCGCGTCGAGGTCGAGCCATGGAGTGCGGAGTCGCCGCGTCTGTACACCCTGCGGGTGTCGACCGGGCGGGGGCCCACTCACGAGACGGTCGAACTGGCGATCGGCTTTCGGAGCGTCGCCATTCGCGATGGTGTGTTCACCGTGAACGGCGTGCCGATCACGCTGCGTGGGGTCAACCGTCATGAGCACCACCCCGTGTGGGGTCGGCACGTTCCGGCCGACACCGTGCGCGACGAGCTCGAGCTCATGAAGGCCAGCGGCATCAACGCCATCCGCACGGCCCACTACCCACCGCACCCGAGAATGCTCGACCTCGCCGATGAACTCGGGTTCTGGGTCATGGATGAGTGCGATGTGGAAACGCACGGTTTCGAACCCGTCGGGTGGCGCGCGAATCCGACAGATGACAGCGCTTTCGACGCCGCCCTCCGCGATCGCATGGCGCGTCTGGTCGAACGCGACCGTCACCACCCCAGCGTCATCATGTGGTCGCTCGGCAACGAGGCTGGCGTTGGCCGGAACCTCCGCGCCATGGCCGATGAGGCACGGCGTCGAGACCCGTCGCGCCCCGTGCACTACGAGGGCGACCAGGAGTGCCGTGATGTGGACGTCTGGAGCCGCATGTACGCCTCTCCGGAGGAGGTCGCCGCGGTCGCTGCGCGCCGCGAGCCGGCCCTCGAGGATCCCATCGCGGACGCGCGTCGACGCTCGATGCCCTTCGTGCTCTGCGAGTACGCCCATGCCATGGGCACGGGCCCGGGCGGCTTGAGCGAGTACCAGCAACTGTTCGACACCTCCGCGCGACTGATGGGCGGCTTCGTCTGGGAGTGGCTCGAGCACGGCATCGAGGTTGAGCGCGACGGGCGGCTCGCCACCGCGTACGGAGGAGATTTCGGAGAACCGATTCACGACGGCAACTTCGTCATCGACGGCCTCGTGGCGGCCGATCGCACGCCGCGACCGCAATTGGCCGATCTCGCCGCCGTCTTCGCCGCCATCGTGCTGGAGGTAACCGACGATGCGGTGACGATCCGCAGCCGGTACGACATCATCGATACCGCTCACGTCGGCCTGCAATGGCGCGTGGAAACTGACGGCGGAGTCGTGGGGGAGGGTTCGGTACCCGCGCCAACACTTCCGCCGCGGGGCGCCGCGCAGGTGCCCCTGCCGCCGGAGGCGGTTGAGGCTCGTGATCGCACCGGAGGTGTGCTGACGGTCACGGCGACGGTCGTTACGGCCCTCGCCGGTTTTCCCGTCGGTCACGTGCTCGGCGTCGGTCAGGCGGTCTCGTCCGTGCGCGCCCTGACTAACTGGGCGTCGACCCGTGCGGGCCGACGCGGGCAGCCGGGCGCCGTTCAGTGGGACGACGCGACGGGCGCCACGATCACGGTGGGTGACCAGACCATCGGCCCATTCGCGCTGGACTTATGGCGCGCGCCCACTGACAACGATCTCGGAGTGGGCTGGACAGAAGACACGATGCCCTCGGCAGCCGAACGCTGGTCACGCCACGGACTCGACCGTCCGCTCGTGCGCGTGTTGGAACGGACGTCGCGCGCCGGCGGACTGGTGGTACGGACCCGGGTCGGCGCTGCTGCGACGGACGCCTATGTGGACTGCACGTGGGAATGGACGCCGGTCGAGGCCGGCGTGCGTCTGGACCTCGTGGTCAGCCCCGGCGGCGGATGGCCGAAGGATTGGTCATCGCACTGGGCTCGGGTGGCCATCGTCACCGAGCTCGACGCCTCGATTGACGATCCCGTTCAGTGGAGTGGGCTGGGGCCAGGGCCGTCGTATCCCGACACCGGTCAGGCCTGTCGTTGGGGGTGGTTTCGTGAAACCGTTCGCAGCCTGCACGTTCCGACGGTTCGTCCGCAGGAGGCCGGCCGCCGCGCGGGGGTCCGGTGGGCAAACATTGCTGACCGTTTCGACATCGTCTCCCCGCACGGCGTGGGCCTGACGGTGCGTCCGTGGAGTCCGGCGACGATCGCCGCCACAACCCACGAGGCCGACCTCGTTCCCACAGGGCGGATCCATGTGGCTATCGACCTCGCCGCAGCGGGAGTGGGCACGGCCGCCTGCGGTCCGGGCGTGCTGCCTCCCTATCGACTGCCAGCGCAGACGGTGCGGGGCAGCATCACCTTTCTGTCGCGATCTGACCTAGAGGAGTCGCCATGA